A region of Streptomyces sp. TG1A-60 DNA encodes the following proteins:
- a CDS encoding SRPBCC family protein, with amino-acid sequence MAEFTSSSITIEAAAADVMGVIADFARYPDWTGEVKEAEVLRADGQGRAEQVRLVMDAGAIKDDQTLAYTWTGAHEVSWTLVKSQMLRSLDGSYILKPVGDSVTEVTYQLTVDVKIPMLGMIKRKAEKVIIDRALAGLKKRVESGA; translated from the coding sequence CGGCGGCCGACGTCATGGGAGTGATCGCCGACTTCGCCCGCTACCCGGACTGGACGGGCGAGGTGAAGGAGGCGGAGGTCCTGCGGGCCGACGGTCAGGGCCGAGCCGAGCAGGTCCGGCTCGTCATGGACGCGGGCGCGATCAAGGACGACCAGACGCTGGCGTACACCTGGACCGGGGCGCACGAGGTGTCCTGGACACTCGTCAAGTCCCAGATGCTGCGGTCCCTCGACGGGTCCTACATCCTCAAGCCGGTCGGTGACTCGGTGACCGAGGTGACGTACCAGCTGACCGTCGACGTCAAGATCCCCATGCTCGGGATGATCAAGCGCAAGGCGGAGAAGGTGATCATCGACCGGGCGCTGGCGGGGCTGAAGAAGCGGGTGGAGTCGGGGGCGTGA
- a CDS encoding DUF5304 domain-containing protein, translating to MSEERPTSDSAGKDAAEEARTAEQVRATDRTGATDSDAWATACEEDLAAEKARRRAQHGPPPGSAAEELRKLVDTVADKLSGLQSPLLGAVAGGAAQQMVDQVVRQAKAAVEPVIERNPDVFDHLAAAGGELLAAYRSAVEAQERRWTNRDTAHREGRDEGDGPAPGERIDLD from the coding sequence ATGAGCGAAGAGCGCCCCACGTCCGACTCCGCAGGCAAGGACGCGGCCGAGGAGGCGCGCACCGCCGAGCAGGTCCGCGCGACCGACCGGACGGGTGCGACCGACTCCGACGCCTGGGCCACGGCGTGCGAGGAGGACCTCGCCGCGGAGAAGGCCCGCCGCCGGGCACAGCACGGGCCGCCGCCGGGCTCGGCCGCCGAGGAACTGCGCAAGCTGGTCGACACCGTCGCGGACAAGCTCTCCGGACTGCAGTCGCCGCTCCTCGGCGCGGTCGCCGGGGGCGCCGCCCAGCAGATGGTCGACCAGGTCGTCCGCCAGGCCAAGGCCGCCGTCGAACCCGTCATCGAACGCAACCCGGATGTCTTCGACCATCTGGCCGCCGCCGGAGGCGAACTGCTCGCCGCGTACCGCTCCGCCGTCGAGGCCCAGGAGCGCCGCTGGACGAACCGCGACACCGCCCACCGGGAAGGCCGCGACGAGGGCGACGGTCCGGCCCCCGGAGAACGCATCGACCTGGACTGA
- a CDS encoding ArsA-related P-loop ATPase: MRTILITGQGGSGRTTVAAATGLGAARAGARTLVLSADRMDSPGAVLGVNTGAEPVRVAPNLTVWRPDAAEGFREDLVAFQERAASVLDLLGASRLDAEELTPLPGAEELSLLRALRDAALSEAYDLLVVDLPPAPQALALLGLPQELRRYLRRLLPPERQAARALRPVLGRLAGVPMPAGRLYETAARWDVELAAVAAVVEAPGTSVRLVAEPGPAGADHVRAASVGLALRALPVDTLVANRVLPDGEHDTWLAGLVAQQRKTLEAWEETRPVHGVAHLGRDPRGTDDLAALDVPAAGDGAARVEWAVTDRLADEGVLVWHIPLPGAVRDELDLIRRGDELVVTAGQFRRIVPLPSALRRCTVGGAALRDGELRIRFAPDPRLWPGTR; encoded by the coding sequence ATGCGCACCATCCTGATCACCGGGCAAGGCGGCAGCGGCCGTACGACGGTCGCGGCGGCCACCGGGCTGGGCGCGGCGCGGGCGGGGGCCCGGACGCTCGTGCTGAGCGCGGACCGGATGGACAGCCCCGGTGCCGTGCTCGGCGTGAACACGGGCGCGGAACCCGTGCGCGTGGCGCCGAACCTCACCGTGTGGCGGCCCGACGCGGCGGAGGGCTTCAGGGAGGACCTGGTCGCCTTCCAGGAGCGGGCCGCGTCCGTACTCGATCTGCTGGGGGCGAGCCGACTGGACGCCGAGGAGCTCACACCCCTCCCCGGCGCCGAGGAACTGTCCCTGCTGCGCGCGCTGCGCGACGCCGCGCTGTCCGAGGCGTACGACCTGCTCGTCGTCGACCTGCCGCCCGCGCCGCAGGCACTCGCGCTGCTCGGCCTCCCGCAGGAACTGCGGCGCTATCTGCGGCGGCTGCTCCCGCCCGAGCGGCAGGCCGCCCGAGCCCTCCGTCCCGTCCTCGGACGGCTCGCCGGCGTACCCATGCCCGCTGGGCGGCTGTACGAGACGGCTGCCCGGTGGGACGTCGAACTGGCCGCCGTCGCGGCGGTCGTCGAGGCCCCTGGGACGAGCGTGCGGCTGGTCGCGGAACCCGGCCCGGCCGGCGCCGATCACGTGCGCGCCGCGAGCGTGGGCCTCGCCCTGCGGGCCCTCCCCGTGGACACGCTGGTCGCCAACCGGGTCCTGCCCGACGGCGAGCACGACACCTGGCTCGCCGGCCTCGTCGCCCAGCAGCGGAAGACGCTGGAGGCGTGGGAGGAGACCCGCCCGGTGCACGGCGTCGCCCACCTGGGCCGCGACCCCCGCGGCACCGACGACCTCGCCGCCCTCGACGTCCCCGCCGCCGGCGACGGGGCCGCCCGTGTCGAGTGGGCCGTCACCGACCGCCTCGCCGACGAGGGCGTGCTGGTGTGGCACATACCGTTGCCCGGCGCGGTACGCGACGAGCTGGACCTCATCCGGCGCGGTGACGAGCTGGTCGTCACGGCGGGGCAGTTCCGTCGTATCGTTCCGCTGCCGTCGGCCCTGCGTCGCTGCACGGTCGGCGGCGCGGCCCTGCGCGACGGCGAGCTGAGGATCCGTTTCGCGCCGGACCCGCGGCTGTGGCCCGGGACCCGGTGA